GGTGGACAAATTCAGGCTGCTTAATGGGGCGTTCCCACAACAAGGCTTCCTGCAACGCAGGCTCAAACGGTAGCCTCAGGGCGAGGTCTTCCCATTCATCCAGCGGGAAGGTGCTGTGTGAGATGCCGATTCTGCGCCCATCACCCACCTCAAGCTCAATTACCCAGGGCATTTGCTCTGCCAGCATCTCAGCATGCTGGCGCAGCTTGGCATGGCGAGCAAAGTAGTGTTCCGGACCGGTGCCCAACCAAGCTCTGCCGCCGTATCGCAGCCATGTTTCCACATCCACCGCCTCAGGCTGTTTCAGCCAGTTGAACAATATTTGCTCGTGATTTCCGCGCACCGCAAAAAACCAGGGCTCTTGAGTCAACAGCAGGCAACGTTCTGAATCCGGCCCTCGATTGATCAAGTCCCCTACTGAAAACAGCCGATCCCGGGCAGGGTCAAAACAGACCGCCTCCAGCTCAGCCATTAAGGGC
This DNA window, taken from Marinobacterium iners, encodes the following:
- a CDS encoding metallophosphoesterase, translated to MNVIQHVAANQRGRDFVVGDIHGWYGPLMAELEAVCFDPARDRLFSVGDLINRGPDSERCLLLTQEPWFFAVRGNHEQILFNWLKQPEAVDVETWLRYGGRAWLGTGPEHYFARHAKLRQHAEMLAEQMPWVIELEVGDGRRIGISHSTFPLDEWEDLALRLPFEPALQEALLWERPIKQPEFVHHVEGIDLTVHGHVVVPRVERRGNGIYIDTGAALFEQPLKPESRTHNPRITAIELSELFVISAH